A region from the Desulfitobacterium dehalogenans ATCC 51507 genome encodes:
- the fdhF gene encoding formate dehydrogenase subunit alpha, producing MEWLNLTIDGKEVVVPKGSTVLEACRMHDIPVPTLCQDPELTNAGACRLCIVEIEGMRNLPPSCVTQVTQGMIVKTQTPKVRKSRKVILELLVANHPLDCMTCQKMGDCSLAQYAYEYGVSGEDYRGERREHPLDDSNPFILRDPNKCILCGKCVRACEEIQGRSVLDFFKRGFDAQVGPAFDIPYSESECVFCGSCVSVCPVGALVEKKMVGQARAWNIEKVQTTCPFCGTGCNFDLNVSNGKVIGVTSNPEAPVNGKALCVKGRFGMDLIHSPQRLTTPLIKKDGEFVPAGWDEALDLIATKFGEIKEQYGPDSFAALSSARCTNEENYLMQKFMRAVIGTNNVDHCARTUHAPTVAGLATSFGSGAMTNSINEIPNAEVMFVIGSNTTEAHPIIGTKMKQALARGAKLIVADPREIELARDAHVWMRLKPGTDIPLINGIMNIILENGWEDRAFIEERTEGYEQLRENLKKFPPEEVSKITGVPVELMVEAARLYTGVERAQIFYTLGITEHVCGTDNVMSLANLAMLTGNIGKESSGVNPLRGQNNVQGACDMGALPNVYTGYQSVTNPSVRAKFEESWGASLNPNQGFMIPDMFDSAVKKELRAMYIMGEDPVLTDADANHVRKGLEALDFLVVQNIFMSETAELADVILPGASFAEKDGTFTNTERRVQRVNRAIKPIAAAKADWEIICELANRMGYPMAYQSPAEIMQEIAALTPQYAGITYERLGRKGLQWPVPHADHPGTKFLHEGKFTRGKGLFAAIEHQLPDELPDEEYPFLLTTGRKLQHYNISTRFSAALDEHAPEELAELNPKDARRLGIQDGENVKVVSRRGEVVTKVWVTERVPPGVLFMTLHYRESPTNVLTNGAYDKVTKTYEYKVCGVRVEPLVQSAQ from the coding sequence GTGGAATGGCTGAATTTAACCATTGATGGAAAAGAAGTTGTGGTGCCCAAAGGAAGCACGGTCCTGGAAGCATGCCGGATGCACGATATTCCGGTTCCAACCCTTTGTCAGGATCCGGAGCTCACTAATGCCGGGGCATGCCGTCTCTGTATTGTGGAGATTGAAGGAATGCGCAATTTGCCGCCTTCTTGTGTGACCCAAGTGACCCAGGGTATGATTGTTAAAACTCAGACACCGAAGGTACGCAAGTCCCGCAAGGTGATCCTTGAGCTCTTAGTGGCGAACCATCCATTGGATTGTATGACCTGTCAAAAGATGGGGGATTGCTCCCTTGCTCAATATGCCTATGAATACGGTGTATCCGGTGAAGACTACCGAGGGGAACGGCGTGAACACCCCCTTGATGACAGCAACCCCTTTATTCTAAGAGATCCGAATAAATGCATCCTCTGCGGTAAATGTGTGCGGGCTTGCGAAGAGATTCAGGGACGAAGCGTATTGGATTTCTTTAAGCGGGGCTTTGACGCCCAGGTGGGACCGGCTTTTGATATTCCTTATAGTGAATCGGAATGTGTTTTCTGCGGATCCTGTGTTTCGGTCTGCCCGGTGGGGGCATTGGTGGAGAAAAAGATGGTTGGCCAGGCTCGGGCCTGGAACATCGAAAAAGTACAGACCACCTGTCCTTTCTGCGGTACAGGCTGCAACTTTGACTTAAATGTCAGCAATGGCAAAGTGATTGGGGTAACTTCAAATCCGGAGGCACCGGTGAACGGCAAAGCCCTCTGTGTCAAGGGCCGTTTCGGTATGGACTTGATCCATAGTCCTCAGCGCCTGACGACTCCGTTGATTAAAAAGGATGGCGAATTCGTCCCGGCAGGCTGGGATGAAGCTCTTGATTTGATTGCCACAAAGTTCGGTGAGATCAAAGAGCAATATGGACCAGATTCTTTTGCAGCCCTCAGTTCGGCTCGTTGTACCAATGAAGAAAATTACCTGATGCAAAAATTCATGCGCGCGGTGATCGGAACGAATAATGTGGATCACTGCGCACGTACCTGACACGCTCCCACTGTGGCAGGTCTTGCCACTTCATTTGGCTCAGGAGCGATGACCAATTCCATCAATGAAATCCCCAATGCGGAAGTCATGTTTGTAATCGGCTCCAATACCACGGAAGCTCATCCGATTATCGGTACCAAGATGAAACAAGCACTGGCTCGGGGAGCCAAGCTCATCGTAGCTGATCCACGGGAGATCGAGCTGGCCAGGGATGCTCATGTCTGGATGAGATTGAAGCCGGGCACAGATATTCCCCTGATCAATGGGATTATGAATATCATTTTGGAGAACGGCTGGGAGGATCGTGCCTTTATTGAGGAACGGACCGAAGGCTATGAACAACTACGGGAAAATCTCAAGAAATTCCCGCCGGAAGAAGTCAGCAAAATCACTGGAGTTCCCGTAGAGCTAATGGTGGAAGCTGCCCGTCTCTACACCGGTGTGGAACGTGCTCAGATTTTCTACACCCTGGGAATCACGGAGCATGTCTGTGGCACAGATAATGTTATGTCCCTGGCCAATCTGGCCATGCTCACTGGAAATATCGGGAAGGAAAGCTCCGGAGTCAACCCGTTGAGGGGTCAGAACAATGTGCAGGGAGCCTGCGATATGGGGGCTCTGCCTAATGTTTACACCGGTTACCAGAGTGTTACCAACCCGTCGGTGCGGGCTAAGTTTGAAGAGTCCTGGGGAGCTTCCCTTAATCCCAACCAGGGCTTCATGATTCCGGATATGTTTGATTCAGCGGTTAAGAAGGAATTGCGGGCTATGTATATCATGGGCGAAGACCCTGTGCTAACCGACGCCGACGCCAATCACGTGCGTAAAGGCCTGGAGGCTCTGGATTTCCTGGTTGTTCAGAACATCTTTATGTCTGAGACCGCCGAACTGGCTGATGTCATTTTGCCGGGCGCCAGCTTTGCGGAAAAGGACGGCACGTTCACGAATACCGAGCGTCGGGTGCAGAGGGTTAATCGGGCGATTAAGCCGATCGCCGCTGCGAAGGCTGACTGGGAAATCATTTGTGAGCTCGCCAACCGGATGGGGTATCCGATGGCTTACCAGTCTCCCGCGGAGATCATGCAGGAAATTGCCGCGCTGACGCCGCAATATGCCGGCATCACCTATGAACGTCTGGGCAGGAAGGGATTGCAATGGCCGGTTCCCCATGCCGATCATCCGGGAACGAAGTTCCTGCACGAAGGGAAATTTACCCGTGGCAAAGGCTTATTCGCGGCGATTGAGCATCAACTGCCGGATGAGCTGCCTGATGAAGAGTATCCATTCCTGCTGACCACAGGCCGCAAGCTGCAGCATTACAATATCTCCACTCGTTTCTCAGCTGCGTTGGATGAGCATGCACCTGAGGAATTGGCTGAACTTAATCCTAAGGATGCCCGACGGTTGGGAATTCAGGACGGTGAGAATGTTAAAGTAGTTTCCCGCCGCGGTGAGGTAGTGACCAAGGTCTGGGTAACTGAAAGGGTCCCGCCTGGAGTGCTCTTTATGACCCTGCATTATAGGGAGTCACCGACGAATGTCTTAACCAACGGAGCGTATGATAAAGTAACTAAGACCTACGAATATAAGGTCTGCGGTGTGCGGGTGGAACCTCTGGTGCAATCTGCACAATAA
- the mobA gene encoding molybdenum cofactor guanylyltransferase, producing the protein MDANNGETLLPITGIILAGGKSSRMGRNKAFIEWAGVPLIEHTLAIFSTVFAEVMISSNHPELYAKYGVKVIKDNYLDHGPLGGLEACLREARYDYAFFAACDMPFLSVEVIRFMAGKIEGEVDILIPELDGEIQPLHAFYHKNCLPIIEDSLKAKHLKLAVFIRQNNRVRHMREKDFINFPNIRLCFSNMNTPQEYLTLQQHNLHNT; encoded by the coding sequence ATGGATGCTAATAATGGAGAAACCCTTTTGCCGATAACCGGAATTATCCTGGCCGGTGGGAAAAGCTCTCGCATGGGTCGCAACAAGGCTTTTATTGAATGGGCTGGGGTCCCACTCATTGAGCATACCTTAGCTATCTTTAGTACGGTCTTTGCTGAAGTGATGATTAGCAGCAATCATCCGGAGCTCTATGCTAAATATGGAGTTAAAGTGATCAAAGATAATTATCTGGACCATGGGCCCTTAGGAGGGTTAGAAGCATGCTTGCGGGAAGCTCGTTATGATTATGCCTTTTTTGCCGCTTGCGATATGCCTTTTTTGAGTGTAGAAGTGATTCGATTTATGGCCGGGAAAATTGAAGGGGAGGTTGATATCTTAATCCCTGAGCTTGATGGCGAAATTCAACCCCTCCATGCTTTTTATCACAAAAACTGTCTTCCCATAATTGAAGACAGTTTAAAGGCGAAGCATCTTAAACTGGCAGTATTTATTCGGCAAAACAACAGGGTACGTCATATGAGGGAGAAGGATTTCATTAATTTTCCAAACATACGTCTTTGTTTCAGTAATATGAATACACCTCAAGAATACCTAACCCTGCAACAGCATAATCTTCATAATACTTGA
- the moaA gene encoding GTP 3',8-cyclase MoaA produces the protein MQDQYRRQIEYLRISITDRCNLRCKYCMPPEGVQWIPHESILTYEEISRVMRISTSLGFRRFRITGGEPLIRSGILEFLQNASQISGVEDLMLTTNGILLPDMAEDLKKAGVNRVNISLDTFDEDKFRELTRGGDIKKVFQGIHRSLEVGLHPVKLNVVVVRDFNSHELPRFMELAHDYPVHVRFIELMPIGISSDKRSDFVSIDEMKAILGLEGLKATRDIRGGGPAEYITSEGFKGSVGFISAISKHFCSTCNRIRLTPDGKLRLCLHSSNEVDFREVLRSNKSDDEVRDVFAQAIWNKPAEHHMNDQAWQDQRIMSQIGG, from the coding sequence ATGCAAGATCAATATCGACGCCAGATCGAATACCTGAGGATTTCCATTACAGATCGCTGCAATTTACGTTGCAAGTATTGCATGCCTCCTGAAGGAGTTCAATGGATTCCCCATGAGTCTATCTTGACCTATGAAGAAATATCACGTGTCATGCGGATTAGTACCTCCTTAGGATTTAGACGGTTTCGCATAACCGGCGGGGAGCCCTTAATTCGATCCGGAATTCTGGAATTTTTACAGAATGCTTCCCAAATTTCAGGGGTGGAGGATCTGATGCTTACCACCAATGGGATACTTCTTCCAGACATGGCAGAAGACCTAAAGAAGGCGGGAGTTAATCGAGTTAATATAAGCCTGGATACCTTCGATGAAGATAAGTTTCGAGAGCTCACCCGTGGTGGGGATATTAAGAAAGTCTTTCAAGGGATACACCGCTCCCTCGAAGTAGGGTTACATCCGGTTAAACTCAACGTAGTGGTTGTTCGTGATTTCAATAGCCATGAACTGCCACGTTTTATGGAATTAGCCCATGACTATCCCGTTCATGTTCGCTTTATCGAATTGATGCCCATCGGAATCAGTTCGGATAAACGCAGTGATTTTGTATCCATCGATGAGATGAAAGCAATATTGGGCTTAGAGGGCCTTAAAGCTACTCGTGACATTCGAGGAGGAGGGCCTGCTGAATATATCACTTCGGAGGGATTTAAAGGTAGTGTGGGCTTTATCAGCGCTATCAGCAAACATTTTTGCAGCACCTGCAACCGTATTCGCTTAACTCCCGATGGTAAGCTGCGCCTATGTTTACACAGTTCCAATGAAGTGGATTTTCGTGAAGTGCTTCGCTCCAACAAGAGTGATGATGAGGTCAGGGATGTTTTTGCCCAAGCGATTTGGAATAAGCCGGCTGAACATCATATGAATGATCAGGCTTGGCAGGATCAACGGATTATGTCCCAGATTGGAGGATAA
- the moaC gene encoding cyclic pyranopterin monophosphate synthase MoaC, with product MELTHFDEEGRARMVDVSDKAETTRVATARGKVEMQPETLERIRLGQIAKGDVLAVAQVAGIMAAKQTSNVIPMCHPLAITGAKLNFEIVPPGTIEIEGIVKVTGKTGVEMEALTAVSVAALTIYDMCKAIDKTMVIGDIRLMEKTGGKSGHFMREDHIS from the coding sequence ATGGAATTGACACATTTTGATGAAGAAGGCCGGGCACGTATGGTGGATGTCTCGGATAAAGCGGAGACCACTCGAGTGGCTACAGCCCGGGGTAAGGTAGAGATGCAACCGGAAACTTTAGAGAGAATCCGGTTAGGGCAGATTGCTAAAGGGGATGTATTGGCGGTAGCCCAAGTCGCAGGAATCATGGCAGCCAAACAAACTTCAAATGTTATTCCTATGTGTCACCCTTTGGCTATTACAGGGGCTAAACTGAATTTTGAAATTGTTCCTCCAGGAACCATAGAAATCGAAGGAATCGTCAAGGTCACGGGGAAAACCGGGGTTGAGATGGAAGCTCTTACAGCGGTAAGCGTAGCAGCTTTAACCATCTATGATATGTGCAAAGCTATCGACAAGACCATGGTCATCGGCGATATCCGGCTCATGGAAAAAACCGGTGGCAAGAGCGGTCATTTTATGCGCGAAGACCATATAAGCTAA
- a CDS encoding MOSC domain-containing protein, whose product MAKIIAVCTSEKKGMRKKNVGEGILKVNFGIEGDAHGGDWHRQVSLLALESIKKMQDMGLDVGPGDFAENLTTEGIDLVSLPLGTKLKIGETGVGEVTQIGKECHTRCAIYYQAGDCVMPKEGIFIRVLEGGPIGVGDTIEVME is encoded by the coding sequence ATGGCGAAAATTATTGCAGTTTGTACAAGTGAGAAAAAGGGGATGCGGAAGAAGAACGTGGGCGAGGGAATCCTGAAGGTTAATTTTGGTATTGAAGGTGATGCCCATGGGGGAGATTGGCATCGTCAAGTAAGTTTGCTGGCTTTGGAAAGCATTAAGAAGATGCAGGACATGGGGCTTGATGTGGGACCGGGAGATTTCGCTGAGAACTTAACCACCGAAGGAATTGATCTGGTTAGCCTGCCCCTCGGCACAAAACTGAAGATTGGTGAAACCGGCGTGGGGGAAGTGACCCAGATCGGTAAAGAGTGTCATACCCGTTGTGCTATTTATTATCAAGCGGGGGATTGTGTTATGCCGAAGGAAGGGATCTTTATCCGTGTTCTGGAAGGTGGTCCTATTGGGGTGGGAGACACTATTGAGGTGATGGAATAA
- a CDS encoding MogA/MoaB family molybdenum cofactor biosynthesis protein has product MLRVGVITASDKGAQGQREDLSGTVLKELVKEIDGEVVLYAILPDDQELLAQTMKKWVDEDGLDLILTTGGTGFSLRDVTPEATIAVADRMVPGIAEVMRYESYKITPKAMLSRAVAALRKKTLIINMPGSPKACKECWAALVPALPHGIQILKGEAGECAAPTHQ; this is encoded by the coding sequence ATGCTAAGGGTTGGGGTTATAACAGCCAGTGATAAAGGTGCCCAAGGTCAAAGAGAAGATCTTTCCGGTACTGTTCTCAAGGAATTGGTGAAAGAGATTGACGGCGAAGTCGTTCTCTATGCCATCCTTCCGGATGATCAGGAGCTTTTGGCTCAAACTATGAAAAAGTGGGTGGATGAAGATGGCTTGGACCTTATTCTGACCACGGGAGGTACAGGCTTCTCCTTACGTGATGTTACCCCAGAGGCCACTATCGCCGTTGCGGATCGGATGGTCCCTGGTATTGCTGAAGTAATGCGTTATGAGAGCTATAAAATTACCCCGAAGGCTATGTTGAGTCGAGCGGTAGCCGCCTTGCGCAAGAAGACCTTAATCATCAATATGCCGGGTTCTCCTAAGGCTTGTAAGGAGTGTTGGGCCGCTCTTGTTCCTGCTCTGCCCCATGGAATTCAAATCCTCAAAGGCGAAGCCGGCGAGTGCGCTGCTCCTACTCATCAATAG
- a CDS encoding NYN domain-containing protein yields MKTIAFVDYENIWTGLFEQGYELTPEILMESIQLYAKRNHYVLSAIYLYANFDREEFWRTQTSFEKTHVYTRHVYGKSNFASTGLRRNAADVELILEAQEILLTRTTTFDVFLLLTGDGDFLPLVRKIRAWGKEVKVIGVDGSIHHELQPFSDSEDFFSELLTQERPREYKAEKDLEQGILILAQLQSSMAYVASTKARTALSEHLGATTSQVKDLIRHALKEGILFEQEYADSGLKIGKTKIYLLNLDHSMVQAVLGSAIEEIRKRYEKLGVL; encoded by the coding sequence TTGAAAACTATTGCTTTTGTTGATTATGAAAATATATGGACAGGACTATTTGAACAAGGTTATGAATTAACTCCGGAAATCCTCATGGAATCCATTCAATTGTACGCTAAACGAAACCACTATGTCCTATCCGCTATTTATCTCTATGCTAATTTTGATCGGGAGGAATTCTGGCGTACCCAGACTTCCTTTGAGAAGACTCATGTATATACGCGTCATGTCTACGGAAAAAGTAATTTCGCCAGCACAGGATTAAGGCGAAATGCGGCGGATGTGGAGCTCATACTGGAAGCGCAGGAAATCTTGCTTACCCGTACCACGACTTTTGATGTATTTCTCCTTCTAACCGGGGATGGAGATTTTTTGCCCTTAGTTCGTAAAATAAGAGCCTGGGGAAAAGAAGTTAAGGTCATCGGCGTGGATGGAAGTATACACCATGAGCTGCAACCCTTTAGTGATTCTGAGGATTTTTTCAGCGAGCTTCTCACTCAGGAGCGGCCACGGGAATATAAAGCAGAAAAGGATCTTGAGCAAGGAATCTTAATCCTGGCTCAGCTTCAGTCAAGTATGGCGTATGTTGCCTCTACCAAAGCAAGGACCGCTCTTTCGGAGCATCTAGGGGCTACCACATCACAAGTGAAAGACCTTATTCGCCATGCTTTAAAAGAGGGGATCCTCTTTGAACAAGAATATGCAGATTCTGGTTTAAAGATCGGTAAAACAAAGATTTATCTTTTAAATCTTGACCATTCTATGGTTCAAGCTGTTCTGGGTTCAGCAATAGAAGAGATTCGCAAACGCTATGAGAAGCTAGGAGTCCTTTGA
- the groES gene encoding co-chaperone GroES, which yields MNIKPLGDRVVIKALPMEEKTKSGIIMPDTAKEKPQEGEVVAVGPGKVEKGERIALDVKVGDRVIYSKYAGTEVKYDGQEYLILKETDILAVIG from the coding sequence ATGAACATTAAGCCTCTAGGTGACAGGGTAGTCATTAAAGCACTCCCTATGGAAGAAAAGACAAAAAGCGGAATCATCATGCCGGATACGGCTAAGGAAAAACCTCAAGAAGGTGAAGTCGTTGCAGTAGGACCTGGAAAAGTGGAAAAGGGAGAGCGCATTGCCCTCGATGTTAAAGTGGGTGACCGCGTGATTTATTCCAAATATGCTGGTACTGAAGTAAAGTATGATGGTCAAGAGTATCTCATTCTTAAGGAAACTGACATTTTAGCGGTTATTGGCTAG
- the groL gene encoding chaperonin GroEL (60 kDa chaperone family; promotes refolding of misfolded polypeptides especially under stressful conditions; forms two stacked rings of heptamers to form a barrel-shaped 14mer; ends can be capped by GroES; misfolded proteins enter the barrel where they are refolded when GroES binds), which produces MAKQIVFNEEARRALERGVNALAESVRVTLGPKGRNVVLDKKFGAPLITNDGVTIAREIELEDPFENMGAQLVKEVATKTNDVAGDGTTTATVLAQAIIREGLKNVAAGANPMGIKRGIEQAVESVVNDIKTNAKPIESKESIAQVASISAGDDNIGVLISDAMEKVGKDGVITVEEAKGMTTELKVVEGMQFDRGYLSAYMITDTDKMEAVLNDPYILITDKKIGAIADILPVLEKVVQAGRQLLIIAEDIEGEALATLILNKLRGTFTCVAVKAPGFGDRRKAMLEDIAILTGGTVITEDLGLKLENTTIDMLGRARQIRVTKEETTIVEGSGSQDDIKSRVEAIKKQIDETTSDFDREKLQERLAKLAGGVAVIQVGAATEVEMKEKKLRIEDALAATRAAVEEGIVAGGGCALVDAAQVLDSLQLTGDEKTGVAIVCRALEEPLRQIANNAGFEGSIVVEKVRNGGRGVGFNALTEAYEDMIAAGIVDPAKVTRSALQNAASIAAMLLTTECIVSDIPSKDNGAAAAMAGMGGMGGMGGMM; this is translated from the coding sequence GTGGCAAAACAAATCGTTTTCAATGAAGAAGCTCGCCGTGCACTAGAGCGTGGTGTTAATGCTTTGGCTGAATCTGTCCGGGTAACTCTCGGACCTAAAGGTCGTAACGTGGTTTTGGACAAAAAATTCGGCGCGCCTTTGATCACCAATGACGGTGTGACCATTGCTCGGGAAATTGAACTGGAAGATCCATTTGAGAATATGGGTGCTCAGCTTGTTAAAGAGGTTGCAACCAAAACCAATGATGTAGCAGGGGATGGAACCACCACTGCAACCGTATTGGCTCAAGCGATTATTCGTGAGGGTTTAAAGAACGTGGCTGCCGGTGCTAATCCTATGGGTATCAAACGGGGCATTGAGCAGGCTGTTGAATCGGTTGTCAATGATATTAAAACCAATGCTAAGCCCATTGAAAGCAAAGAATCCATCGCTCAAGTAGCTTCTATCTCCGCTGGCGATGATAACATCGGCGTTCTGATTTCTGATGCTATGGAAAAGGTCGGAAAAGACGGCGTAATCACCGTAGAAGAAGCTAAAGGAATGACTACCGAGCTTAAAGTTGTAGAAGGTATGCAATTTGACCGGGGCTATCTCTCTGCGTATATGATTACTGATACCGATAAGATGGAAGCTGTTTTAAATGACCCTTACATCTTAATTACCGATAAAAAAATTGGCGCTATCGCCGACATCCTCCCCGTTCTTGAAAAAGTCGTTCAAGCCGGCCGTCAACTTCTGATTATTGCCGAAGATATCGAAGGTGAAGCTTTGGCTACTCTCATTCTGAACAAACTTCGCGGAACCTTTACCTGCGTTGCCGTAAAAGCTCCTGGCTTCGGTGATCGCCGTAAGGCAATGCTGGAAGATATCGCGATTCTCACCGGTGGTACCGTCATTACCGAAGATCTTGGCTTAAAGCTGGAAAACACTACGATTGATATGCTGGGCCGTGCTCGTCAAATTCGCGTAACTAAAGAAGAAACCACCATTGTAGAAGGATCCGGTTCTCAAGATGATATTAAGAGCCGTGTGGAAGCCATTAAAAAGCAAATCGACGAAACGACTTCTGATTTCGATCGCGAAAAACTTCAAGAACGTTTGGCTAAATTAGCCGGCGGTGTTGCTGTAATTCAAGTAGGCGCTGCAACAGAAGTTGAAATGAAAGAAAAGAAACTCCGCATCGAAGATGCTTTAGCTGCAACCCGCGCAGCCGTTGAAGAAGGTATCGTAGCCGGTGGTGGTTGCGCTTTAGTGGATGCTGCCCAGGTTCTCGACAGCCTCCAGCTGACTGGAGACGAAAAGACCGGTGTAGCTATCGTATGCCGTGCTTTGGAAGAGCCTCTCCGTCAAATTGCCAATAATGCAGGATTTGAAGGCTCCATCGTTGTGGAGAAGGTCCGCAATGGTGGTCGTGGGGTAGGATTCAATGCTCTGACCGAAGCATATGAAGATATGATTGCTGCCGGTATCGTTGACCCTGCTAAGGTTACACGTTCTGCTCTGCAGAATGCAGCTTCCATCGCTGCTATGCTCCTTACTACCGAATGCATAGTTTCCGATATTCCATCTAAGGATAATGGCGCTGCGGCTGCTATGGCTGGTATGGGCGGCATGGGTGGAATGGGCGGTATGATGTAG
- a CDS encoding helix-turn-helix domain-containing protein: MESVKVRVAENLRKYRERRGITQKQLANHLGVRDNTISSWEKGTNSIDISTLLNICNFLEIRLDDIYGISDKKISPVELTEDELALLSSFRKLSHDNRMKVLGIVELKASEDA; encoded by the coding sequence ATGGAATCAGTTAAGGTAAGGGTAGCTGAAAACTTACGCAAATATCGCGAAAGAAGAGGTATAACCCAGAAACAATTAGCCAACCATCTAGGAGTAAGAGATAACACGATATCATCGTGGGAAAAGGGAACCAACTCTATCGACATATCTACTCTTCTGAATATTTGCAACTTCTTAGAGATTAGACTGGATGATATCTATGGAATAAGTGACAAAAAAATATCCCCCGTTGAGTTAACGGAGGATGAACTGGCTCTTTTATCAAGTTTTCGTAAGCTGTCGCATGATAACAGAATGAAAGTCCTCGGAATAGTCGAACTAAAAGCATCCGAAGATGCCTAA